TGTATCCAGGCCAAAGAAGACACGTTGAAGTGGATAAAGGTTATGGTTGCCATCTGTCTCCAGAGTCAATACGACTTGTATTACAAGTGTGGGATTATGAGCTGTTGTTGCTCTCAGTGAGAAATCAATAGCACCCATATTAGTTGCCTACCTATTCAACCACGCGTTTCCGGAATCCTTCGCGTCTCCGATAAGACAGTACGTCCCAACCTGCCCTTGTGGATTGCACGGGTATCGATGTGTGGCTACACGAAGCTACCGTACGTGGGTTCACCCGGAGATTGTAAGTACTCGAGTGCAGAACAGCCTCAGATCCTTACAACCTTAGCTAGCTATATCCCAAGCAGCCCGTACATTGATATCTCGCAGACCTACCACAAAAGACATACGGCTTGACACACCTAGAGGCAGCCAATACTGGAATGAATCAGACGGAGGCGACGGGTACGAGATCCGGTGGCCTAGATATTGGTAATCGCGCAGTGTCATATCTGTCCTACTAACTGAAAAAAAGTCTGGTCACCGTCTTAGTTCCAGATTAACATGACAAGAGTAAAgaagaacaaagaaaagaaaaaagcaccATCATTTACACTGACATTTCTAAATCTGTGGAACCTGACGAAACATCCTCCATGGTGTCGGTGTCTTCGGCTTAGGCGAAGCGACCAGGGCCATCTGTACGGAATCGGTTCTGATTGGAGACTATCAGAGTGACTTGCATGAAGGGGGCCGCTTCATCCTCGCCCAAATTCCTTGTGCCCgtccagctgctgctgcagcccTGAGCGGCACATTCAGCAGCTAATTAGGTCTTCCCCAAAACTGTCGCAATGGAGTTGGGTTTCAGTCCAGAACTTCGCCAAAATGTCGCACGAATTCTAAGTCGTTCGGTGCTAACCTTGCACACTACCGCTTGCCGAACTCCAGTCAGTAACATATGCAGCGATACATACCAACTACCTAGTCTGAATAAGCATTTTTTTCAGCCGGTTCCAAATCTACAGTATACCTGCATTTGtactcgttttttttttcctttcgcCTCGGCTCGAGTTGGGCATCAATCCGTCTGACCAGGGAGGGGCTCCGCACCAGAGAACACACATGCAGCCCCAAACTATTCAGTAGCAGCAACAGTAGCATAGCAGCCCAGCCAGCCAGCGAGGGGGAAACATAATCTCCTGCAAGACATCGCaccaaaaataaataaacaaTGGACCGTGACGCATCATCGCGCCAGTTGTTTGAGACCCTCAGGGCGCGCCTCGGTAGCCTGTCAGAAGCCCTGTTCGATAAAGCGCCATGCACACGGCGGAGCGCTTCCCGCCCCGCTACAAACAGCTTCCGTGGCTCCGGCCCTGATCTCCTGATTCTCTGCCGGGGCCTCAGCGCCGTGGATACGGTCCTTCGGCGGTTTGAGCAGAAATGGTATCGCTTGACCGTCGAGGATCGCCTGGCCATCTGGAACGAGTGGGACATCAGACTCGAGCGGCTGCACGGGGATGTCAGGGACCCATGCGGGCTGTGTTTCGTTGCGCCGGGATTCGGCGCCCCGGCAGCCGCCACGTCGTACGACTGCGCCGTGTGTAGCCATAAGGTGACGTCCTTTACGGAGGAGATGGAGCGGTATGCTAGGCGCCTCGATGATAATCTCGAATATCTTGCAGCAGTGTCAAGTTCACCACCCCCAGTCGCCCATCCCACATCAGAACCTTCTCCAGCTCCTGAGCCGCCTGCCACACCGGTACCACCGCCGGTGCCGGATGACACTGCCAAGGACGACAGGATCAGGGAGCTCGAGACAAAATGTCAAGATTACAGTGAAATTCTGGAGCAAACCCAAGATGTTTTGCAAGCGGTCAATGCAGAAAAGACTGCCCAGGAAGAGACAGCAAAGGCCTTGCTGGAGGATCTGGCTACTCTGCGCAAGGCGAGAGAAGAATCCGAGGCTCTAAGCAAATTACTCGGGAATGATCTTCAGGAGGCCATGAATGGTATTGAAAAGTATGCCGAGGATCTAGATGATTTGATGCGCTGGCGTAAGTTTGTCTTGATGCTCGCTTtaagtctttttttcctatCAACAATATTTCTCCTCCTTTTCTATCTTTTTCGTGGGATGGATTCGCCCAGGCGACGTTTTGAACTCAGTGCTGTTCCTGAACGGCCTCGTATCCAAGGTATCGTATGTACGCTAACAATGCAGCACCGCAGAGACGGCGCAGGTTGCATATGCACAGCTGCATCGCTTATTACACAAGCAACTGGACCGCATTATTGCTTCCACCAACGAAACAACAGCAGACATCGAGCAGCGCCGCAAGGAGCTTGATGTAAAGTCACTCAGACTGCGCCACAAACAATCCGTTGCCCTGATGCGGCTTGGTCGTCACCAAGAAGCCGAGGTAATGTGTGCAGAGGTATGGGACAGGAGAGAACTCCTCAGGGTAGAGACTTCAAAGACAGTTGTCCGTGCACTGGTAAAGGACTATTGTGATATGCTTGTCCGCAACGGCAAGCATGACGAGGCAGAACGTGAGTACCGCCTCTTGTTGTTGAACGAACTGCACGGAACGACAGACCGCGAGGATGAGAAGGAGAGGTTCATCATCTACACGCGGCTGGGGGATATCAAGATGGAGCAGAAGAAATACATCGAGGCCGCGATGCAACACAAAGATGCCCTCGAGAAGATCATGCAGCTGCAGCCGCTTGACGTCGATCAGGCTGCCGAAAGCGTGGTCAAATGCCTAGTCGCGCAGAGAATGCAGGAGGAAGCCGTTGTCAATCTGGACAGCACGATTGGCAAATATCTGGAGACAATATGGGTCAGTCGGCCTGAAAATTTTGAAAAGCCAAGCGTCCTCGCGTGCGGCCACGAACATGGTATTCGTCTTGTACAGGAAGGGAAGGACGAGAGTGCTATGGCGGTTCTGCTGGCTGTCTGGGAGCGCAGAAAAGCCCTGGTCGGCCATGAGGATCACCGTCCTGGCGCCATGGAAACAGCGCTGGCCTTGGTAGATCTCTCTGTAAAAACGGACAATCTCTCCCGCCTCGAGACGCTTTTCCACTGGATAACACAGAACCCGATCCCGGATCAAACAGAAGGGGACCGTCTTTGGTACCGCTATCGACTTGGCTGCGTTCAGGCCGTCCTGGCCAAGTACGCAGTGGCTGGCAACAACCTCCGCAAGGCCCTCACTCGACAACGAGAGTTGTTCGGCGCCGACGATCCGGACACGCTGCAGTACACCCAGCTCCTAGCTGAGGTCCTCAGAAGAGAACGACGAATAGAAGAAGCCATCACCCTAGTCCGTGACATCTGGGAAACTAGGCAACGCTACCTCAATGCTCGTGGCGGCGTCCTCCAGGCCATCCTGAGGATCGGGCATATATACGGCGACATCCTTGCCGAATCCAACGACCCCAAGACCCTGCTGGCGGCAGAGACGATTCTGCGAGACGTGTGGGAGATGGTCAGCACCAACCTCAGCACCATCCAGCTGTCCCTCCTCAGCCTCAACCAGCTCTCGGGTTTGATCTCCGCCGGCGATTGTTACGCCTTTGTCCTGATGAAGCGGAACAAGTTCGCCGCCGCAAAGGACGTCCTGGCCATCGTGCTGAACTGGAAGCGTTGGCCGTCGCTCAATTGCGACCCGGCCGCCGTCGAGCGCACCGCATACCTGCTCAACAAGGCCAACGGCCTAGAGCAgaaggaggccgaggccaaaAAGGTCAAGTACCAGCCCTCCAACGTTACATATCATATCCTCCGGCTGAGGTATTTGTTGGATCGCTGGTATAATCCAGGTGCGGTTACTGGATATATTACAAACTCTTGAGAGAATGTGGATGCCGTCGACCGGAATCCGAGCCAACGAGCAGTCAGCCAGTATTTGCGAGGGTTATGTCATCATATCGGTAGGTTGCTTCATGCTTTTCAAGTCGTGCTCGTTGGATTCCATCCTGCTGTCCGGTTCTAGCCGCCAGCTCAAGCTTTGTATCATGAACCGTCATGCTTGTTACTGGGGTTGCTGATGTTGTTAGCTAACTCCCGCTACATTGTTCTAGAGCCAGTCAGGTTTTATACACCCCAGTGGGAGTCCAGTCAAATTCAACGGCACTGAAAGATCACCCCGCTCACTAAGCAACAGCTCGCTAGTTAGTCGGGTTCATTGGATGCGCAGATATGGTAGTTTGCGCCAACAGGACCCGCAGGTCCTCCTGGGCACCCATGGAAGAGGACACAGAGAGAGCCTGTAGCAGAATTCGGCTGGTGTGATACATGGCGGTAGGTCATAGGAGAACCATGGTATTCTAGGCGAGCCGTCAAAAGCAGGCGAGTGATTTGCTTGGTTAATTGGCTTTGATGATATGTTGTAAAATCGAGTATCTAGCCTCCAGTCTTCGAACTGAACGAGGTCGAAATAGAATATCAGGAATaatttgtaaaaaaaaaagtttcaaGTGACAAGATACCTACTTTGTGGGAAACCTGGACGAAGTAAAATGGTCAAACCGAGGAAAAAAGTGGCATGCCAAGAGCAACGACATCAAATATGAGAGCAGTCTTGATGTCGTGGGAGGCTTCCACTAAGGTCCAAGTACAATCTGCCaaagagtaaaaaaaaaacatttctGGATTCAACACCTCTTCTAGGCTTCGTAgtcggggggaatggcgcagtggttaagcgccatggctgttacttgagtaacgtaggttcgaatcctgcgccctccacctcctccccgcttacccgtggcaaggataacccggctggctatcgacaacaaccacccgcctgtgccgtcgagcccacacttgttgggaacttcgtctccatggctacaaacgaccgacagctccgctgtttggacacaggcccctctcgatgaagagccgtcaactgccgtcagacgaatcctccgtgcgcctgaaggcacggggtcgcgtcagtgaacaaacctgtaagcaggaccgggcacgaacccggtcaggctcgattcgcttctatgcccttgttttccgctgtgtaaatagagaaaatagaaagcgcgccgagatacccctcgggaggttgctaacggccggctaatgagccgggccgagcccggcgttaaataatactactactactactactactaggcTTCGtagtcgtcatcatcatcatcttctTCCTCGCTCTCGGTGTCGTACTCTGCAGGTTGCGATGGCTCCAGCCTCTCGTTGAGCAACCTGCCCATTTCGATACCTTCATCCTCGAGACCATCGTTGAACGAATGTACGCTGCAAAAGCCGCTGTCCGTGTTGTCACCGCCCCAAGCCGAGGCTGTCAGATGGAGGTAAGTAAGTGTTAGCATAGCGCCCAATTCGGTTCAAGTAAAAGGGCAGCCGTGGGGAGTGATTGGGAACAAGCGGAACAAACTGACCAACTACCATGGGCGCCTTGGGGTGCCAGTGTGCCTCTCTTATACAAGCTGCCGTATAACCATGATCACGCAGGTGCCTGTAGGGCGGACTGGGTCTGGCATTCGCTCGGCCGAGGATTCGCTGGCTCTCTGCGCCAACGTCGATGGTTCCTGCCAGCGTTGCATCGAGGTTCCAGATGTATACCTTGCCGTCAAAGCTGCCAGAATACACGTAGCGCGAGTTGGTACTGCCAGGAGGGCTAAAGTGGCAACGGATCAGGGTCCGGGTGACACGGTGGCCACGGAAAGTCACAACCGAGTTGTCGTGGGGATGGGGGAACCAATCGTCGTCGCGAAGTTCCGTCCACCGGTAGTCTGTGGTGCGGTTGCGTGTGCACCTTGTAGGGTCTTTGCTGCTAAAGTCAGGTTCGCTCATGGCCATGCGCAAGTCCCAGAGTTTCATGCTATGGTCCTTGCCGTTTGACAAAAGGTAGCGCCCGTCATTCTTGCTGTCAATATACGTTAGACCCTCAATGTGGCCAACGAAAGCCCCCGCGGCTCGCCGGTCGGCCATACTCCGGCGATCCCACACCTTGATGGTAGTGTCGTCCGAGCCAGAGTAAAGGATATGTGGAGATGACTTGTCGGCGAAGCAAACAGCGTTGACATCGTCGTTGTGGCCTACGACGTTATGCAGAACCGTCCTCGACTCAATATCGTAGACGATGACCGAGTTTCTATTGGTACCGGCAACGAGCTCGCGGCTATCGCCGGAATATCTTACAGAAAAGATGGCAAAATGCCGGGCATCGCGCCAGTATGCTCCTTGCTCCCTGCCTGTAAGTCCTGTGTTGGACAGGTCAAGGGTGTACGGGTCTCCAGAGTCATTGGGATCAGTGGGAGCCAAACAAACGTGTGGGAGCAGCGACGTGATGGCAAGCCAGCGATTGTCGGGGCTCAAAGAGGCGTCTGATAGGGTCCACTGGCCAAAGGGGAATCTGGCAGTCTTGTAGTATCGCCAGTTGTACGGATTGGACGTGTCGTACATGCGAACCTTGAAGTCTTTGCCAACAGCGTAAAAGAAATTGCCGTCATCGGAAAATTGCCCAGAGTAAACCGACTGTGGGAACCGAATCAGCATATCTGCTGGATCCGATGGTATCATAGTCTGGGCCAGTATACGTTGATCCATTCTTTGGTCTATCGGGTCTCTGAGTCCAAGTTCGCGGTCCAGAAGCCTGAGAGCTACCTCGGCCTGCGGAGATGAGTATTTTGTCGACGATGGCACAGCGGCCGGGGTGACGCCAAATAGCCCGGAGTCCATCAGCTCTGTGCCCTTTTCGCTCGGAACCTTGGGAAACCTATCAGGGTCGGGGGGCGTCCTTGGCCTGGTCCTACCGGGTGGCCCGAAAATGCTAGGATCCTCACGGCTAATAAGAGCGTGAAGCTGGGGAAGAGTCAGAGCCAGCATGCGACCCCCGATATCAATGAAGAAGTTGCCTTCCTGGCCGTCCgaatcatcgtcgtcgtcttcctcctcttcctcctcctcctcctcctcctcgttaTCCTCGTTATCCTCATTGTCATCTTCCTCCTCTggttcgtcgtcgtcatggtCATAATCCGGATCAAGCTCATCGTCTACCTCACCAGGAGCGGTGTGGTATtgctcatcatcatcaatgTCATCGTCAGCGACATTGCTCCCACGCCCTAGGCTAGGATGTGACATGTTGATCTAGGTGATGAGATAACACGGTGGGCGAATTTTGTGAGTTTGAGCCGAGCCGAGAAATGTACGGAGAGGTACCACAAGTATGGCTATGTGGGCTGGTATGCACGCCCAGAGTAAAGGGATCGTATGTACCTCAGAGCGAGGCAAATTCGGCAATAAAAGCACTTGAAGGAAAACAAATAAGAGGCAAAATAATCGTTACCGAGCTCTCCGAGTCGGTATGTCTGATCACAGAAGTGGTTTGAACACTGATTTGGCGAGCGGGGCTCACAACATCAAATATTATGTTGGAGTTTTTGACTTGAAATCTCTTCAATTCTTATTTTTTAGGTTGCATGTACAAGTAGGATTTGTGGTATTGGATTAAACAGGAAATGTCGTTAATGCTAAAGATACCTACAGACTCAAGAGAGAAACCCGATGTGGTGACGCCACTGATTGGAAACCGAATCGTAAACTCCGACCCCGCCGAAGATCTGGGTCGCCCCCTAGCGTTCGTCGTTCCAACTCACCGTACTATACATAGGTGCAGCGGAACAGTCAAGTTAATGTTCCCCACGATTCCGTTGGAGTGGGGTCTATCCTATCCACGGGGGCGTTACAACGGCTTTAAGCCAATCACCTGCCTGAGTTGAACTGAGGTCGTCCCTTAATGTCTGA
Above is a genomic segment from Pyricularia oryzae 70-15 chromosome 7, whole genome shotgun sequence containing:
- a CDS encoding WD repeat-containing protein 23, giving the protein MDSGRKGGGHWSMVGRVGGVTTSGFSLESQYHTAPGEVDDELDPDYDHDDDEPEEEDDNEDNEDNEEEEEEEEEEEDDDDDSDGQEGNFFIDIGGRMLALTLPQLHALISREDPSIFGPPGRTRPRTPPDPDRFPKVPSEKGTELMDSGLFGVTPAAVPSSTKYSSPQAEVALRLLDRELGLRDPIDQRMDQRILAQTMIPSDPADMLIRFPQSVYSGQFSDDGNFFYAVGKDFKVRMYDTSNPYNWRYYKTARFPFGQWTLSDASLSPDNRWLAITSLLPHVCLAPTDPNDSGDPYTLDLSNTGLTGREQGAYWRDARHFAIFSVRYSGDSRELVAGTNRNSVIVYDIESRTVLHNVVGHNDDVNAVCFADKSSPHILYSGSDDTTIKVWDRRSMADRRAAGAFVGHIEGLTYIDSKNDGRYLLSNGKDHSMKLWDLRMAMSEPDFSSKDPTRCTRNRTTDYRWTELRDDDWFPHPHDNSVVTFRGHRVTRTLIRCHFSPPGSTNSRYVYSGSFDGKVYIWNLDATLAGTIDVGAESQRILGRANARPSPPYRHLRDHGYTAACIREAHWHPKAPMVVASAWGGDNTDSGFCSVHSFNDGLEDEGIEMGRLLNERLEPSQPAEYDTESEEEDDDDDDYEA